TACATTCCTCCACCCTATCTCCAAGTCTTCGCCCTAAAAGTCATAACTAAGTTTGCAAGCttgccaattttgtaacaggagaagaGAAATTTGTGTCGGATACTAAATTTGGCTACTGTAGTGATTGTTACTTCAAAACCTTTTTCTCAAGTTTATCGAGTTGAAGTTGgtgtacagtgtattttgtaACATTGAGCTATATAAAAGCATCCAATCTCCAGATATATGAATTACTACTTACTTTTAAATAACTTATGTTGTGTTGTAGAAGTGTTGATTGGAACATGATTATGTTATCATTTCAGATATTCTTTATCACGAGAAAGAAGTATAACCAGGTgacatatctacatgtattccATCATGGTGTGATGCCTTTCTCTTGGTGGTTTGGGGTCAAGTTTGTACCAGGTAAGAACATTACCAGGCGGTAATGGGTTTGCTTATTTGTACACCGGAAAGGTAACTTTGGGACAGCAGCTAGGTCATGTGACCTATGAGATTTAATGAGCATGCATGTAAGAATCCTAATTTCATCGTCAACATCAGAAAGTTCAACAGACACTGAGCCTCATTCAATCTAAAACTATAAAACTGAAACACTGTTAGGTttagtttaattattttaacatcctATAAATTAAGAGTCAGGGTCATCTAAGAACGTGCCGGGTTTATATGTGGAGGTAAGCTGTAGCACCCAGAGAAAAACCGCCGAACAGCTATCAGTAACTGGCAACTACCCCAAATGTGATTTGAAATCATAACCCAGAGGGATCGGTTGTAACATGTaaagacattttaaccactttgTCACAGTGGCCCCTACTGACACACAAAGGCCATGTATCATAGGCAGAGTAATCATGACTTGACCACTGTCTCTTTATCTGACCATGACTTGACCACTGTCTCTTAATCTGACCATGACTTGACCACTGTCTCTTTATCTGACCATGACTTGACCACTTTCTCTTCATCTGACCATGACTTGACCACTGTCTCTTTATCTCAATAAGAGAGCTagtaacatcaaattaacaaaaaatgtaAGATGATTAACTTTTACTGAATTCTCCTGGTAGGTGGGTTTGGAACTTTCCATGCGATGATCAACTCCTTCATCCACCTAGTGATGTATACGTATTACGGTCTAGCAGCTCTTGGGCCCAGGTATCAAAAATACCTCTGGTGGAAAAAGTACATGACAAAACTACAACTggtaagtatacattgtataatgttcACGGTagaaaaaattttaaaagtggATATGTATGGTTAAGGGGAGGTAACcacttcaaaattaaaataaaaattattgtatGATTGAACatataaaggggagataatgcctccaacaaattttgaaaatcccCTTGTCCACAATTTTGTCTCAGATGCTATATGGTTACGAATCTTTCAGGCCCAGTTTGTAATCTGCTTAGCTCACGCCTCCCAGCTATTATATATGGAATGTAACTACCCTACAGTGTTTGTCTACTGGATCTTATTGAACGCCGGGAGTTTTCTCATTCTCTTCGCAAACTTCTACTACCAATCATATATATCCCACAAGTCGAAACCACAGCGTAATGGAACTGTCCGAAATGGAGATGTCCGAAACGGAATCAAGTCCAAGACTGGTTGATGATTGTAGCTAATTAGATTCTTTAAATTAATTCTTTCATCAAAACTGTAGATTTGCCAGGATGGTTTtgctttttatcattttaaatgcTCTAATTTGTGCCTGAAGTAATACTTCTGATTCTGTAGTATTATTCTTACATTATTTGTCAAAACCAGAGGTctggttttatttttatgttttaaattttgagTGCCTTAATGATTTTCtaacaaatattgatttatgtGTTCACATTGTCAAAGTTTAAAATGTCATAATCGTTGACCAACTTAAACAACTGGCATACATAcgattacaatatttgatactaTGACAATCaatgattatttttaaagatgtaatatttttatcttgattgATCAGTTGtgattacatatttttataatttctatAATTAAATGTACTAAGGTTGACAATATGTTACAGGCATAATTTGTTCTAAATTTACTGTACTTCATACTGAAGTATTTGAATTAGTTATTTacttataataataatagttgaatttattatgtaatacaatgtataatatataactcagtcacccctgaagacacatttagtcttttctaaatcaaagaccagACAATACTCCAGGGGTAGTGATCACTTATGATATCTACATCCCTGGACCATTTCATAgtgaaactggaggcaacagaacaaaacaggtaattcagtcctttgatgtacatgtacatcaaaagagccctgtaacggtacactgtggttggctgtgtggctttgatggtGGGTGTCCCTCTCTCTGCAGTCTTCAAAAGAAAtcttggcctgtgattggttcaggttttttcctctgagctgccttcaggtTTACTAGAGATAGTTCAggtgtgtagagatcgtaagtgatcggaacccctggagtatcgaggatgagacTAGACCAATCAATAATGAAATACAGGGGTGAATGTGTTATAATTGTGTTAAGTAAGTAATTGATGTCAATTATTTGAACTACTCACCTTATACCTGACAATGTCCTCAAATGTGCCACAGATATCCTTATAGGATTAATTTGAGGCCAACACAGGCTTAAATTGAAACTTATTTAGATTGTAAACACAATGTTTATACTATATACAGGGTAGTGTtgattttctttctttgaatcttttaatttttcaaattttattttatgcgTCAATCTGAAGCTATTCCTGATCTGTTGTATTGAACGTTGTTACACAGGGTCTTTGCAATCTGAAGTATCATGCTTGCAATCAATTTTCCATCCACGTATCTTACTTATGAAATTGTTGAACCCATTTTGGTGCTGAATATATCACCCCCTAgaatttgttgtacagaaataaTTAACTGTGTTTAGGTTTAACAATCAATCAAGAGTGAatgaattaaaacaattttctgtctttgttttattaatagtacaaattgtttatttttatacaacTTTATTTTATAGTTTGTTACCAGTATGTTAATATTTGTTTCGATGTTTTTAACATAGAGCATGTGTGATGTATTTTATGAACAAATACACCAAATTGGGGAacttatttaatatttactacgtatattttcatttcattaaaatataaaaatttctTTATTGCTAAATACACATTCATTTAATGATTCTCTTTTAATAAAAAGTTAAACATCCATTTACGTGTATCATGaagcaaagttgttcagaataaAGGAATGAGTTTACGAATAACAAGGTCAAATCAGAAATCAAAGAGATAAAGATCAAATTTTGTGTATTTGCGACAATGAAAACTTTGTTGACATAATGAATTAAGGTTGGAGCTAAAGAAGGGATCTGGAGTGCAATGAACTGACCAAAGCTTTAATCAATAAATTGGTTTTTCATGTTTATGTTTTGAATGCAATATCATGTGCTTTACAGATTGTTTAAAGTTTTGGCGGACCAAGTGTGTGCTATATGGTACAAAGGAAATTTGTAAATGAATCTAGAACTGATTCCTTTGGGTTACACAcaatatacactatccaaaaccTCCAGGTGCTACTGTAGGAGGTAGAGACTACAGAGCTGATACTCAAAATCTCTTATTTTCTGTATAAACATCCTCTTCTACCAAATCTCAGGATATTCTATGAACTATGATGCTCCAAGTGTGTTATCAAATCAAAGATGTAATCCCTAAAGTAATAATGCTGTGTCCCATATTGACTCATTCACTCCTGAAGACTTGTTTAGTTTCTTATTAATCAAAGATttgaccagtccattatgaaatttcaggggtgaatgagtttaatGTGTTTATGATTTGATTTCAAGGTAGCTATggaatatatatcaaaacatatgAGTGTATTGATAATTGATTTTTGTATCTCAGCTGATTATTGGGACTGATTGTTTTGTACAATgatcatcctcaatactccaggggttactatcactgatgttatatcaaCTACTGGATTATcgcatagtaaaactgaagacaacAGAAGACATGGGTAATTTGGAAttgcccaacttcaaagcaataCTGTTCACCAGTGTACCGTCATAGAAATTGTATGACGGTACACTGGTGGAcggtgttgctttgaagttgggcgtcgttctctttgtgattttcaaaggaagtctgcagggctgtgattggtcagttttctCTCTTGAACTACCTCCAGTTGTACTACGAAATAGACCAggagtggatataacatcagtggtAGTAACCTCGGTCTGGAGTATCAAGGTTGTACAATGATCTGACCATATTTTATGTGTTTATGAGATATTGAATTTGAAGTTTCGCTTTTGTAACATAAGTTACACTTCTTATATCTTATATTAAACTTATCAAACTTATctatatttgtgtttgttttcagtAGAATGGTGTATGGTGAATGTTATGACAAAAAATTGTTCCTTCAACTGGAGTTGAACACAAAATCTTACAGAATTACAATACTAGATTATTTTCCACTTTGTTTGAAAGTCCAGTTTTGTTTCAGACATTGAAGTCTAAAACACTAAATCCTGCGGAATTACAATACTAGATTATCTTCCCCATGATTTTAAAATTGGATTTTGTATAGAATGTTGACACACCGTAGAATTATAACTTGATTACTGTAGAATCATGCCAAATTACAATACTAGTTTATCTCCACTTGGTTTGAAAACTGGGCCATTTTCGTTTATTCAGAACAACTAGTTCGACCGTTTggtaaagtcattatttcaagtatacaTCCTGACAGACCTGCAGTTTTTTATATAGGCCTGTGAGGGTTTTGCCAGGCTCATctaaaaacaatgttaaatcatcagatccgtctttaattcataaacaaaCAATTTGGTCCAACCAGTCAGACcctataatcgaaaacggcccagggttttgtttttgtcttaattatatcatattaacAGCATTTACAATTGTAAAAGTAACTTAAAACTGTTCCCGGTGTCGGAGATGCAGGAAAGCCGAGTTCCAGGGGAAAACCATGTCCTATTTTAATGATGCTTTCTCATTGTGTTCATAAAAAAATCTCTTTCAAGCTATTTGTTTGCATGGTGATTAATTActaataaaagaaaaaagtgATGACAAAAGTTTATCACGACCTGCGAGATAaaacaaatgcaaaaaaaaattattttttctttttttttgtattaatttccAACATAAAAATAGCACAAACTGTTCATATAGTCAAATTTGAAAACACATTCCAGGCACAAGGCCTAAACATGCATTTCCGAATGAATTCCATTCTCAAAATGTCTACTCTTCCATTTCTTCACTCATTGGCGCCATCAGTTTCTTTTTAGCTGCACGTTGTAAAAGTCTTTTTTCACGTTCATATTCTTTCATTCTACCAACCATTCTGTAAATACAAAGTGGAGAAAATTAATGGATAATTTACACAAGAGCAAAGTTTTTCTCACAAAATAGtattaaacaatttttattgCAACCAAGGATGGATCCATCCTCAATAcaccaggggttactttcattATCGTTATATCCAACCCTGGACTTTACTATCTGGCCAgagattttgtatttttggtAAACTGGACAGAACATCCCAACCTTATTGCAATATTAAATAgcaaaatatcaaatcatattcACAAATTCATTTTGCAATTCGGGACAAGAAACCCATACATGTTGAATTGTATATAAAGCTGCAGTATATATTTTACAGAGAATGTTGCCAACAGGAacttaaatgtttaatttgagGTTAGTGGGATTACTTCCGAATTCTGGTGGAAAACTTTGactatataaacattatacttACTCCTCATATTCACAGTGCTCCCAGTGATGTTTTTCATGTTTACATCGGTAACCGAATGGCATATTCTTTCgaaaacattttaacatatcCACATAATAATGAGCACAGTAATCACGATATTCCTCAGGTATTTTGTGTGCTACCATTTCTTCATATGAAAGTGTAGGCTCTGAAACAGaacatgaaataatataaataatgaactctTTGAAGAAAACAAAGCATACAACTTTGTTCACCGGTAAGTCTGAAAACAAGCCATGTATAATAAGGCCATACTTTAAGAAACTCTTGTGTTCATGTGTGGTGACCTGCCAATTTTGTAAAGCTTTATAAATTAAAGGGGTTACCCTGTAAAACCACAAGTCCTCTAATGTTATAAACACAGCACGAGAGGGATCAAGATTTATTTGGCCCTGAATACATCCAAGTTATACAGACTGCAGTTTTTAAACTAAATGCAAAACAGGAAATTATGTGCATATTTggtgtttcttt
This portion of the Argopecten irradians isolate NY chromosome 6, Ai_NY, whole genome shotgun sequence genome encodes:
- the LOC138325506 gene encoding very long chain fatty acid elongase 7-like; its protein translation is MLGLILDAQKMWDEVLVNADSRVKDWFMMSSLVPTLVICLLYFGAVLIGPTFMEKRKPLNIKNILVLYNLAMVALSTYLFMEFLLSGWANGYSLRCQPVDFSNSKTAIRMANACWWFYISKFIELLDTIFFITRKKYNQVTYLHVFHHGVMPFSWWFGVKFVPGGFGTFHAMINSFIHLVMYTYYGLAALGPRYQKYLWWKKYMTKLQLAQFVICLAHASQLLYMECNYPTVFVYWILLNAGSFLILFANFYYQSYISHKSKPQRNGTVRNGDVRNGIKSKTG
- the LOC138325507 gene encoding NADH dehydrogenase [ubiquinone] 1 beta subcomplex subunit 7-like — protein: MGMAVTTLRTGVEEWWAPDLSPNTSQPPTFDPKYGFPNGRKEREPTLSYEEMVAHKIPEEYRDYCAHYYVDMLKCFRKNMPFGYRCKHEKHHWEHCEYEEMVGRMKEYEREKRLLQRAAKKKLMAPMSEEMEE